The following are encoded in a window of Ferribacterium limneticum genomic DNA:
- a CDS encoding NADP-dependent malic enzyme: MDSRQLREAALYYHREPKPGKIAVTPIKQLTNQYDLSMAYSPGVAFACEEIVADPREASTLTSRANLVGVITNGTAVLGLGAIGPLAAKPVMEGKGVLFKKFANIDVFDIEIEERDPDKLIDTIASLEPTFGGINLEDIKAPECFYIEKKLRERMKIPVFHDDQHGTAIVVGAAILNGLHLIGKDLSKVKIVTSGAGAAALACLDLLVMLGAPPSNIWVTDIKGLVYEGRIEEMDEIKARYAKVTDARTLGEVIADADVFLGLSAGGVLKPDMVAKMAANPLIMALANPTPEITPELVKSVRNDAIICTGRSDYPNQVNNVLCFPFIFRGALDVGATTITEEMKMAAVKAIAELARAEQSEVAARAYGEKVASFGPEYLIPNPFDPRLIVKIAPAVAKAGMDSGVATRPIKDWDAYIQGLNEFVYHSGMIMKPVFSQAKMAPKRIVFAEGEDERVLRAVQVIRDEGIASPILIGRTSEINRSIEAAGLRIREGEDFEVIHGDNCAFFDEHFEEFATTYHRLMERKGVSPEFARREIRRRATLYGSLMVHLGYADGLICGTFGRHETHRDYVESVIGKQQGVDRCYAMNLLMLPGRTVFIGDTYVNYDPTAEQLADMTLLAAQEIRNFGIQPKVALLSHSTFGTANTPTSLKMREVLAILNQRAPDLEVEGEMHGDAALDERIRQSAFPNSRLKGQANLLVMPTLDAANISFNLLKVAAGDNLTIGPILLGAAKPVNILTPTATVRRIVNMTALTVVDAV; this comes from the coding sequence ATGGATTCTCGGCAACTACGTGAAGCAGCGCTCTACTATCACCGCGAGCCCAAGCCGGGCAAGATCGCGGTCACCCCGATCAAACAGCTTACAAATCAATACGATCTGTCGATGGCCTACTCCCCCGGCGTGGCCTTCGCCTGCGAGGAAATCGTCGCCGATCCGCGCGAAGCCAGCACGCTGACTTCGCGGGCCAATCTGGTTGGCGTCATCACCAACGGCACGGCCGTTCTCGGCCTCGGTGCCATTGGTCCGCTCGCTGCCAAACCGGTCATGGAAGGCAAGGGCGTCCTGTTCAAGAAGTTCGCCAACATCGACGTCTTCGATATCGAAATCGAAGAGCGCGACCCCGACAAGCTGATCGACACCATCGCCTCGCTCGAGCCGACCTTCGGCGGCATCAATCTGGAAGACATCAAGGCCCCCGAGTGCTTCTACATCGAGAAGAAGCTGCGCGAGCGCATGAAGATCCCCGTCTTCCATGACGACCAGCACGGCACGGCGATTGTTGTCGGTGCCGCCATCCTCAATGGCCTGCATCTGATCGGCAAGGATTTGTCCAAGGTCAAGATCGTTACTTCCGGCGCGGGCGCTGCCGCCCTGGCCTGTCTCGACCTGCTGGTCATGCTCGGCGCGCCGCCCAGCAATATCTGGGTGACCGATATCAAGGGTCTGGTCTATGAAGGCCGTATTGAAGAGATGGATGAAATCAAGGCACGCTACGCCAAGGTGACGGATGCCCGGACGCTCGGCGAAGTGATCGCCGATGCCGATGTCTTCCTTGGCCTGTCGGCCGGTGGCGTGCTGAAGCCGGACATGGTCGCCAAGATGGCGGCTAACCCGCTGATCATGGCGCTGGCCAACCCGACGCCGGAAATTACGCCAGAACTGGTCAAGAGCGTTCGTAACGACGCCATTATTTGTACCGGCCGCTCGGACTATCCGAATCAAGTTAACAACGTGCTGTGCTTCCCCTTCATTTTCCGCGGCGCGCTTGATGTCGGCGCGACGACCATTACCGAGGAAATGAAGATGGCTGCCGTCAAGGCCATTGCCGAACTGGCCCGCGCCGAGCAATCCGAGGTCGCCGCCCGCGCCTATGGTGAAAAGGTCGCCAGCTTTGGTCCTGAGTACCTAATCCCGAATCCGTTCGACCCGCGCCTGATCGTCAAGATCGCACCGGCTGTCGCCAAGGCCGGTATGGATTCCGGTGTCGCGACGCGGCCGATCAAGGACTGGGATGCTTACATCCAGGGCTTGAACGAATTTGTTTACCACTCCGGCATGATCATGAAGCCGGTCTTCTCGCAGGCCAAGATGGCGCCGAAGCGCATCGTCTTTGCCGAGGGCGAGGATGAGCGCGTGCTGCGTGCCGTGCAGGTGATTCGCGATGAAGGCATCGCCAGCCCCATCCTGATCGGGCGGACCAGCGAAATCAATCGCAGCATCGAGGCAGCTGGTTTGCGCATCCGTGAGGGCGAGGATTTCGAGGTTATCCACGGCGATAACTGCGCCTTCTTCGACGAGCATTTCGAGGAATTCGCGACCACCTATCACCGCCTGATGGAACGCAAGGGCGTTTCGCCCGAATTTGCCCGCAGAGAAATTCGTCGTCGCGCCACGCTGTACGGTTCGTTGATGGTTCACCTCGGCTATGCCGACGGGCTGATTTGCGGGACCTTCGGCCGCCATGAGACACACCGTGACTACGTCGAAAGCGTCATCGGCAAGCAGCAAGGGGTGGATCGTTGCTACGCGATGAATCTGCTCATGCTACCCGGCCGCACGGTGTTCATTGGTGACACCTACGTCAATTACGACCCAACAGCTGAGCAGCTAGCCGACATGACCCTGCTCGCCGCTCAGGAAATCCGCAATTTCGGTATCCAGCCCAAGGTGGCGCTGCTCTCGCATTCGACCTTCGGCACGGCAAACACACCGACCTCGCTGAAAATGCGTGAGGTGCTGGCAATTCTCAACCAGCGGGCACCGGATCTCGAAGTCGAAGGTGAAATGCACGGGGACGCGGCGCTCGATGAACGCATCCGCCAGAGTGCCTTCCCGAACTCCCGGCTCAAGGGGCAGGCCAACCTGCTGGTCATGCCGACGCTGGATGCTGCCAACATCTCGTTCAACCTGCTGAAAGTGGCCGCCGGTGACAACCTGACCATCGGCCCCATCCTGCTCGGCGCGGCCAAGCCGGTCAATATCCTGACGCCGACCGCGACGGTGCGACGGATTGTCAATATGACGGCACTGACCGTGGTTGATGCCGTATAA
- the pbpG gene encoding D-alanyl-D-alanine endopeptidase, whose product MKHKLKAALLAVAMLGLGAQMPLAAAPANKAEPQTAKKGHVTAAKKAPAQAKSAAEKSPRKLARKAVPGKKASASDARKSQVAHGLSGRHARHASMADMDPGRLALYSASALVIDQSNGQVMLEKQPDMVVPIASISKLMTAMVVLDAKLDLQEVIAIGDDDVDGLKGTRSRLPVGTTMTREAAMLLALMSSENRAAHALGRHYPGGMHAFVLAMNKKAQALGMYNSRFEEPTGLSSNNVSTAHDLARMVAAAARYPEIRNFSTTAEAKVELNGHIRDFHNTNALVRSDNWEIGVSKTGYISEAGRCLVMQARVADRPVVIVLLDSQGKMTRVGDANRIKRWMESASVTVERRRV is encoded by the coding sequence ATGAAGCACAAATTGAAGGCAGCCTTGCTGGCCGTAGCCATGCTGGGACTTGGCGCCCAAATGCCGCTGGCGGCGGCGCCGGCCAATAAGGCAGAGCCACAGACGGCGAAAAAAGGTCACGTGACGGCAGCCAAAAAGGCGCCCGCGCAAGCCAAGTCGGCGGCAGAAAAATCGCCCCGGAAACTGGCTCGGAAGGCTGTTCCGGGCAAGAAGGCATCAGCTAGCGATGCAAGGAAATCACAGGTTGCGCACGGGTTGTCGGGAAGGCATGCTCGCCATGCCTCCATGGCCGATATGGATCCGGGACGTTTGGCGCTCTATTCAGCTTCGGCCTTGGTCATCGATCAAAGCAACGGTCAGGTAATGCTGGAGAAACAACCGGACATGGTGGTGCCGATTGCCTCGATCTCCAAACTGATGACGGCGATGGTGGTGCTCGATGCCAAGCTTGATCTGCAGGAAGTCATCGCCATTGGCGACGACGATGTGGACGGCCTCAAAGGCACGCGTTCCCGCTTGCCGGTCGGCACGACGATGACGCGTGAAGCAGCCATGCTGCTGGCGCTGATGTCCTCGGAAAACCGCGCCGCGCACGCGCTGGGCCGGCACTATCCGGGCGGCATGCATGCGTTTGTCCTGGCGATGAACAAAAAGGCCCAGGCCTTGGGTATGTACAACAGTCGCTTCGAAGAGCCGACGGGGCTTTCCAGCAACAACGTGTCGACCGCGCATGATCTGGCTCGCATGGTCGCTGCGGCGGCACGCTATCCGGAAATCCGCAATTTTTCGACGACGGCGGAAGCCAAGGTTGAGTTGAACGGGCACATCCGTGACTTCCACAATACCAATGCGCTGGTGCGCAGCGACAACTGGGAAATCGGTGTTTCGAAGACCGGTTACATTTCCGAAGCCGGTCGTTGTCTGGTCATGCAGGCCAGGGTGGCTGACCGCCCGGTAGTCATCGTGCTGCTCGATTCACAGGGCAAGATGACGCGGGTCGGCGATGCAAACCGGATCAAGCGCTGGATGGAAAGCGCCAGTGTGACGGTGGAGCGCCGCCGGGTCTGA
- a CDS encoding IclR family transcriptional regulator gives MQLSEAASGPAKTPGTIQVIERMMSLLDALATSPDSASLKHLAQATELHPSTAHRILAAMSAARFVERDDSGSYRLGIRLLELGGIVKSRINMREVALPFMQELHEKIGEAINLGARHEDEIVYLERTSSGRALVRVVYLVGGRAPLHLTSLGKLFLAAESSQKVRDYAKRTGLPGKTPHSLTTLVALEKELDKVRRHGVAYDDEEAELGLKCVAAPIHDDEGNVVAALSVSAPADRHDPDWARLVKQTADAVSQTLGYTGPKK, from the coding sequence ATCCAGTTGTCCGAAGCTGCCAGCGGGCCGGCCAAAACGCCAGGCACCATCCAGGTCATCGAGCGCATGATGTCGCTGCTCGACGCTCTCGCCACGTCCCCCGACTCGGCAAGCCTCAAGCATCTGGCCCAGGCCACCGAACTCCATCCGTCGACTGCGCACCGCATCCTGGCCGCCATGAGCGCCGCTCGCTTCGTCGAACGCGATGACTCCGGCAGCTATCGCCTCGGCATCCGCCTGCTGGAACTCGGCGGCATCGTCAAATCCCGCATCAACATGCGGGAAGTCGCCCTGCCTTTCATGCAGGAATTGCACGAGAAAATTGGCGAGGCGATCAATCTCGGCGCCCGTCACGAAGACGAAATCGTCTATCTCGAACGCACCTCCTCGGGTCGCGCCCTGGTCCGTGTTGTCTATCTGGTCGGCGGCCGCGCCCCACTGCATCTGACTTCGCTCGGCAAGCTCTTCCTCGCAGCCGAAAGCTCGCAAAAAGTGCGCGACTACGCCAAGCGGACCGGGCTGCCGGGCAAGACACCGCATTCGCTGACCACCCTTGTCGCGCTCGAAAAGGAACTCGACAAGGTGCGTCGCCACGGCGTCGCCTACGACGATGAAGAAGCCGAACTTGGCCTCAAGTGCGTCGCCGCCCCCATCCATGACGATGAAGGCAACGTCGTAGCGGCTCTTTCGGTTTCTGCTCCAGCCGACCGGCACGATCCCGACTGGGCTCGTCTGGTCAAGCAGACAGCCGACGCCGTCTCGCAAACCCTCGGCTACACCGGCCCAAAAAAATAA
- a CDS encoding (Fe-S)-binding protein, protein MRLALYVTCLVDLMRPSVGFAALRLLEATGAEVVVPEGQTCCGQPAWSAGNRPLAVALAKKAMAELEAYDAVVIPSGSCADQIRNVYPQLFADDPHWAGRARVLAERTHELTSFLADVMKSDFAAPDFAGSVTYHDACKGLRGLGIKHQPRELLLKVRGLSLKEMPDCEECCGFGGAFSVKFGEVSTQIVDRKCDAIAAAGADAVVGGDLGCLINIEGRMRRRGNETTRVLHIAEVLAGGGEG, encoded by the coding sequence ATGCGCTTAGCCCTCTACGTCACCTGTCTGGTCGATCTGATGCGTCCTTCAGTCGGCTTTGCCGCCTTGCGCTTGCTCGAAGCGACTGGCGCCGAGGTTGTTGTGCCGGAGGGCCAGACGTGCTGCGGTCAACCAGCCTGGAGTGCCGGAAATCGGCCGCTTGCCGTCGCTCTGGCGAAGAAGGCGATGGCCGAGCTGGAGGCTTACGATGCCGTGGTGATTCCGTCCGGATCGTGCGCCGACCAGATACGGAATGTCTATCCGCAGTTGTTTGCTGACGATCCGCACTGGGCCGGGAGAGCGCGGGTGCTGGCCGAGCGGACGCATGAGCTGACGAGCTTTCTGGCCGACGTCATGAAGAGCGATTTCGCCGCGCCCGACTTCGCCGGCAGCGTCACCTACCACGACGCCTGCAAGGGCCTGCGCGGCCTGGGCATCAAGCATCAGCCGCGTGAACTGCTGCTCAAGGTACGCGGCCTGAGCCTCAAGGAAATGCCCGATTGCGAGGAGTGCTGCGGCTTTGGTGGCGCGTTTTCGGTCAAATTTGGCGAGGTGTCGACCCAGATTGTCGACCGCAAATGCGATGCGATAGCGGCCGCCGGGGCCGATGCCGTGGTCGGCGGCGACCTCGGCTGCCTGATCAATATCGAAGGCCGTATGCGCCGGCGCGGCAACGAGACGACGCGCGTTTTGCACATTGCCGAAGTACTGGCCGGCGGGGGCGAAGGCTGA
- a CDS encoding lactate utilization protein B produces MLAAGRSQAMHFHARAGEKVRNAVLQRALQKAKPLFVGKRAKGIASLAEDGLDFEMLRSTGKNIRNRNLADLDVWLDIFEERATATGAEVLWARDGAEVSRLVVDIARRHGVSKAVKSKSMLSEEAHLNEALAAAGIRPVETDLGEYIVQLAGETPSHIIAPAVHKTIGEIEALFATEHGRPLETRTSADIPAMAQEARAVLRQHFLSAEIGISGANFLIAETGSAALVTNEGNGRMVTTLPKVHVVITGIEKVVPTLEDFATLMRLLPRSATGQSISNYVSLLTGTKREGDHDGPEKTVFILVDNGRANLLGSDYQDMLRCIRCGACMNHCPVYFSLGGHAYGWVYPGPMGSVLTPLYTGIENALDLPHASTGCNQCGAVCPVDIPLPALMHRLREEQNERGLRPWSERLALKAWAWVAGRPALYRWFARRAARYLNWLADGSGRIRIFGLAPEWTAGRDLPVSSGRTFHELYSARKKP; encoded by the coding sequence ATGTTGGCAGCCGGTCGTTCGCAAGCCATGCATTTTCACGCCAGGGCCGGGGAAAAAGTCCGGAATGCCGTGCTGCAACGCGCTTTGCAGAAGGCCAAGCCGCTATTTGTCGGTAAGCGCGCCAAGGGCATCGCTTCGCTGGCCGAGGATGGCCTCGATTTCGAAATGCTACGGTCAACCGGAAAAAACATCCGAAATCGAAATCTCGCCGATCTCGATGTCTGGCTCGATATTTTCGAGGAGCGGGCCACGGCGACCGGCGCCGAGGTGCTGTGGGCGCGCGATGGTGCCGAGGTCAGCCGGTTGGTCGTCGACATCGCCCGTCGCCATGGCGTGAGCAAGGCGGTCAAGTCGAAATCGATGCTCTCCGAGGAGGCGCATCTCAACGAGGCGTTGGCCGCTGCCGGCATCCGCCCGGTCGAGACCGACCTCGGCGAATACATCGTCCAACTGGCCGGCGAGACACCGTCGCATATCATTGCGCCGGCCGTGCACAAGACAATCGGCGAGATTGAGGCGCTGTTTGCCACGGAGCATGGTCGGCCGCTCGAAACGCGGACCTCGGCCGATATCCCGGCCATGGCGCAAGAGGCCCGCGCCGTGCTGCGCCAGCATTTCCTGAGCGCTGAGATTGGCATTTCCGGTGCCAATTTCCTGATTGCCGAAACCGGCAGCGCGGCGCTCGTCACCAACGAAGGCAACGGCCGCATGGTGACGACGCTGCCGAAAGTCCATGTGGTGATCACCGGCATCGAGAAAGTTGTCCCGACGCTGGAAGACTTTGCGACGCTCATGCGCCTGCTGCCACGTTCGGCCACCGGCCAGTCGATCTCCAATTATGTCTCGCTGCTGACCGGTACCAAGCGCGAAGGCGACCACGACGGTCCGGAAAAAACCGTCTTCATCCTCGTCGACAACGGCCGGGCCAACCTGCTCGGCTCCGACTACCAGGACATGCTGCGCTGCATTCGCTGCGGCGCCTGCATGAATCACTGCCCGGTCTATTTTTCGCTCGGTGGCCACGCCTACGGCTGGGTCTATCCCGGCCCCATGGGTTCGGTGCTGACGCCGCTGTACACAGGCATCGAGAACGCCCTCGACCTGCCGCACGCCTCCACCGGCTGCAACCAGTGCGGCGCCGTCTGCCCGGTCGACATTCCGCTGCCTGCCCTCATGCATCGCCTGCGCGAGGAACAGAACGAGCGCGGCCTGCGCCCGTGGTCCGAGCGGCTGGCGCTCAAGGCCTGGGCCTGGGTGGCCGGTCGGCCGGCGCTCTACCGCTGGTTCGCCCGGCGCGCGGCGCGCTACCTCAACTGGCTGGCCGACGGCAGCGGCCGCATCCGCATTTTTGGCCTGGCCCCGGAGTGGACCGCAGGACGCGATCTGCCGGTATCCTCCGGCCGGACATTTCACGAACTTTACTCAGCAAGAAAGAAGCCCTGA
- a CDS encoding aldehyde dehydrogenase family protein, translating to MEFAAEGPKAIPLWINGHAFLTVTDAFFDVTNPATGEAIRRVPLCGASEAAEAVAAAQAAQPAWAMMGMPARRLCLVALGDALDSYTGHFAKLLMQDCGFDEARAIAEVGEAVAALHGASVGETGIFGLVLDASRPLAGLAEIVAPALMAGATVVVKPSPKAPSAAYALCELSGRADWPAGVLNLLQGDTAAIEGLCAAGIDRLVYAGHAALGVQVGAIAETAGTPFEMKAT from the coding sequence ATGGAATTTGCCGCCGAAGGCCCGAAAGCCATCCCCCTGTGGATCAACGGTCATGCCTTTTTGACTGTGACCGACGCCTTTTTTGACGTGACCAATCCGGCCACCGGCGAGGCGATTCGTCGCGTGCCGCTGTGTGGGGCGAGCGAGGCGGCCGAGGCCGTCGCTGCGGCGCAGGCGGCGCAGCCGGCGTGGGCGATGATGGGCATGCCGGCGCGGCGCCTTTGCCTGGTGGCGCTGGGCGATGCGCTCGACAGCTATACCGGGCACTTCGCCAAACTGCTGATGCAGGACTGCGGTTTCGACGAAGCACGGGCCATCGCTGAAGTCGGCGAGGCGGTCGCCGCCTTGCATGGCGCTTCGGTCGGCGAAACCGGGATTTTCGGCTTGGTCCTCGATGCCTCGCGGCCCTTGGCTGGCCTGGCCGAAATCGTTGCGCCGGCGCTCATGGCCGGCGCAACGGTGGTTGTCAAGCCGAGCCCGAAGGCGCCGTCGGCGGCCTACGCCCTGTGCGAACTCTCCGGGCGAGCCGATTGGCCAGCCGGCGTGCTTAATTTGTTGCAGGGCGATACGGCGGCGATCGAAGGCTTGTGCGCCGCCGGCATTGATCGGCTTGTCTATGCCGGCCACGCGGCCCTCGGCGTTCAAGTTGGTGCGATTGCCGAAACGGCCGGTACGCCTTTCGAGATGAAAGCCACCTGA
- a CDS encoding D-2-hydroxyacid dehydrogenase, translating into MLRIVQLEGESLIAEVRRPAFAHDWVEHAKTAPAQVIERLAGATIAITNKVAIDAAAVAALPDLKMIAVSATGTNNVDLEACRARGIIVSNIRGYAVHTVPEHVMALLLALSRNLVAWRETLLAGGWQRSEQFCLFDHPIRDLHGATLGLIGSGTLGNGVARLAEAFGMRVRRAERKGATVVRPGYTAFAEVLAESDAISLHCPLTADTLNLIGEAELRAMKRSALLINTARGGIVDELALISALKEGWIAGAGFDAITAEPPPANHPMVDPALLALPNFLLTPHVAWSSRPAMQTLADQLIDNIEAFVAGAPKNRVA; encoded by the coding sequence ATGCTGCGTATCGTCCAGCTCGAAGGCGAATCGCTGATTGCCGAGGTTCGGCGGCCGGCTTTCGCCCACGACTGGGTCGAGCATGCCAAAACGGCACCGGCCCAGGTCATCGAGCGTCTGGCCGGGGCGACGATAGCCATCACCAACAAGGTGGCGATCGATGCCGCTGCCGTCGCCGCGCTGCCCGATCTCAAAATGATCGCCGTCTCGGCGACCGGCACCAACAACGTTGATCTCGAGGCCTGCCGGGCGCGTGGCATTATTGTTTCCAATATCCGCGGCTATGCGGTGCACACCGTGCCCGAGCACGTCATGGCCCTGCTCCTGGCTCTCTCGCGTAACCTCGTCGCCTGGCGCGAAACCCTGCTGGCCGGCGGCTGGCAGCGTTCCGAACAATTCTGTCTGTTCGATCATCCGATCCGCGACCTGCACGGCGCGACGCTTGGCCTGATCGGCAGCGGCACGCTGGGCAACGGCGTGGCGCGGCTGGCCGAAGCCTTCGGCATGCGCGTCCGGCGCGCCGAGCGCAAGGGGGCGACGGTCGTTCGCCCTGGCTACACGGCATTCGCCGAGGTACTGGCTGAGTCGGATGCGATCAGCCTGCATTGCCCGCTGACGGCTGACACCCTCAACCTGATCGGCGAAGCCGAGCTGCGCGCGATGAAGCGTTCGGCCTTGCTCATCAACACGGCGCGCGGCGGTATCGTCGATGAACTGGCGCTGATCAGCGCCCTCAAGGAAGGCTGGATTGCTGGGGCTGGATTCGACGCGATTACTGCCGAGCCGCCACCGGCCAATCACCCGATGGTCGATCCGGCCCTGCTTGCCCTGCCCAATTTTTTGCTGACGCCGCATGTCGCGTGGTCGAGCCGGCCGGCCATGCAGACGCTGGCCGATCAGTTGATCGACAACATCGAAGCCTTCGTTGCCGGGGCGCCGAAGAACCGCGTGGCATGA
- a CDS encoding LutC/YkgG family protein: MSAKDEILGRVRRGVGKDDFAKRRAAAIASLISAERGPQPVMNADLVARFRAKAEYLASTVAGVASLAEVPAAVAAYLAAKGLAGEAVATADVGSLDWAGSGLNVAVRAAVDADKTGISGCFCAIAETGTLVLLSGPQTPATVSLLPETHIALVDVSRIVATMEDAFALLRTERGSLPRAVNFISGPSRTGDIEQTIVLGAHGPCRVHLILIG; the protein is encoded by the coding sequence ATGAGCGCTAAAGACGAGATTCTTGGGCGCGTCCGGCGCGGTGTCGGCAAGGATGATTTTGCCAAACGGCGGGCGGCTGCCATTGCTTCGTTGATATCAGCAGAGCGCGGGCCGCAGCCGGTGATGAACGCCGATCTCGTCGCTCGCTTCCGCGCCAAGGCCGAATACCTGGCGAGCACCGTCGCGGGCGTTGCCTCGCTGGCCGAGGTGCCGGCAGCGGTGGCGGCCTATCTTGCAGCGAAGGGGCTGGCCGGCGAGGCGGTGGCAACGGCCGATGTCGGCAGTCTGGACTGGGCGGGCAGCGGATTGAATGTCGCGGTACGTGCTGCGGTCGACGCCGATAAAACAGGCATTTCCGGCTGCTTCTGCGCCATCGCCGAAACCGGCACGCTGGTGCTGCTCTCCGGCCCGCAAACACCGGCCACGGTCAGCCTGCTGCCGGAAACCCACATCGCGCTGGTCGACGTTTCGCGTATCGTGGCGACCATGGAAGACGCCTTCGCGCTTCTCCGGACCGAACGTGGCAGCCTGCCACGCGCCGTCAATTTCATCTCCGGGCCTTCGCGCACCGGCGACATCGAACAAACCATCGTGCTCGGCGCCCACGGGCCGTGCCGGGTGCATCTGATCCTGATCGGCTAG
- a CDS encoding methyl-accepting chemotaxis protein: MRNNLPVTNVETRLPEGQFIYSRTDLKGIITEANEAFAQISAYRREEMLGESHNMVRHPEMPAEAFADMWNDLRSGRPWRGVVKNRRKDGGYYWVVANASPIREDGQIVGYQSVRTTPSREEIKAAEGAYQRIRQGDTSIAVKHGRVVAARKSLLTRFAGLGFQLPLMGVLGCLLSLVALLGSLNPGPALTPLLQTISGIGIVLSLNFLLAFSPRLKTDLGETFTALEKMLASGDLRQRIEHRRHDLVGDMVGNIDRVISSFQSTVQGMADTASQVHRVASEVKEGVGNVRESARVQSDATATAAAGIEQITVSIGEVAAHAGSTREAAAQASALSEEGARLSAQACSTILSLADTVKGSAVQVERLGQQSEEISRITSVIKGIADQTNLLALNAAIEAARAGDAGRGFSVVADEVRKLAESTAKATGEIAAMTQSVQHETGKAVDSMRHGAQQVERGVQLVQEAQNALQEINTQMSLTVGMVNDISHSSVEQEQGMTVMAQSVERVAAMTEQNMAVVSQTTNTTDYLTELVERMTKSVNQYRI; the protein is encoded by the coding sequence ATGCGTAACAACCTGCCTGTCACCAACGTTGAAACACGATTGCCGGAAGGCCAGTTCATCTACTCCCGTACCGATCTCAAGGGCATCATCACCGAAGCCAACGAGGCCTTTGCGCAGATCAGCGCCTATCGGCGCGAGGAGATGCTGGGCGAGAGCCACAACATGGTACGTCACCCGGAGATGCCGGCCGAAGCCTTTGCCGACATGTGGAACGACCTCCGCTCAGGCCGTCCCTGGCGCGGCGTGGTCAAGAACCGGCGCAAGGATGGTGGCTACTACTGGGTAGTCGCCAATGCCTCGCCGATCAGGGAAGACGGGCAGATTGTCGGCTATCAGTCGGTCAGGACCACCCCCAGCCGCGAGGAAATCAAGGCGGCGGAGGGCGCCTACCAGCGCATCCGCCAGGGCGACACGTCAATCGCCGTCAAGCACGGCCGGGTTGTCGCGGCCCGAAAATCCCTGCTGACCCGCTTTGCCGGCCTCGGTTTCCAGTTACCGCTGATGGGCGTTCTCGGCTGCCTGCTCAGCCTTGTCGCTTTGCTCGGCAGCCTCAATCCGGGTCCGGCGCTAACCCCGCTGCTCCAGACGATAAGTGGCATCGGCATCGTGCTCAGTCTCAATTTCCTGCTCGCCTTCTCCCCACGCCTGAAAACCGATCTCGGCGAAACTTTCACGGCGCTCGAGAAAATGCTGGCCAGCGGCGACCTGCGCCAGCGCATTGAGCATAGACGGCACGACCTGGTCGGCGACATGGTCGGCAACATCGACCGCGTCATTTCCTCCTTCCAGTCCACCGTGCAGGGCATGGCCGACACGGCTTCGCAAGTGCATCGGGTTGCCTCGGAGGTCAAGGAAGGCGTTGGCAATGTTCGCGAATCGGCGCGTGTGCAGAGCGATGCCACAGCCACCGCAGCCGCCGGCATCGAACAGATTACCGTCTCGATCGGCGAAGTAGCGGCTCATGCCGGCTCGACACGGGAAGCTGCCGCCCAGGCTTCGGCTCTGTCCGAGGAAGGCGCCCGACTCTCGGCCCAGGCGTGCAGCACCATCCTGTCGCTGGCCGATACGGTCAAGGGATCGGCCGTTCAAGTCGAGCGCCTCGGTCAGCAATCGGAAGAAATATCCCGCATCACCAGCGTCATCAAAGGCATTGCCGACCAGACCAACCTGCTGGCGCTCAATGCCGCCATCGAGGCCGCCCGCGCCGGCGATGCCGGCCGCGGCTTTTCCGTGGTTGCCGACGAGGTCCGCAAACTGGCTGAAAGCACCGCCAAGGCAACCGGCGAAATTGCCGCAATGACCCAGTCGGTGCAGCACGAAACCGGCAAGGCGGTGGACTCCATGCGCCACGGCGCACAGCAGGTCGAGCGCGGCGTCCAGCTCGTCCAGGAGGCGCAAAACGCCTTGCAGGAGATTAATACCCAGATGAGCCTGACGGTCGGCATGGTCAACGACATTTCCCACTCATCCGTCGAGCAGGAGCAAGGCATGACGGTGATGGCACAAAGCGTCGAACGGGTGGCCGCAATGACCGAGCAGAACATGGCGGTGGTCAGCCAGACGACGAATACGACAGACTATCTGACCGAACTGGTCGAGCGGATGACCAAATCGGTGAATCAGTACCGGATCTAG